From a single Clupea harengus chromosome 24, Ch_v2.0.2, whole genome shotgun sequence genomic region:
- the LOC105910553 gene encoding histone H2A-like has protein sequence MSGRGKTGGKARAKAKTRSSRAGLQFPVGRVHRLLRKGNYAHRVGAGAPVYMAAVLEYLTAEILELAGNAARDNKKSRIIPRHLQLAVRNDEELNKLLGGVTIAQGGVLPNIQAVLLPKKTEKSK, from the coding sequence ATGAGTGGAAGAGGTAAAACCGGAGGAAAGGCCAGGGCAAAGGCCAAGACACGTTCATCCAGGGCTGGACTCCAGTTCCCCGTGGGTCGAGTTCACAGGCTGCTTCGCAAGGGCAACTATGCCCATCGTGTTGGAGCCGGAGCTCCGGTCTACATGGCTGCCGTGCTCGAGTATTTGACCGCTGAGATCCTGGAGTTGGCCGGCAACGCTGCCCGTGACAACAAGAAGAGTCGTATCATTCCCCGCCATCTGCAGTTGGCTGTGCGTAACGACGAGGAGTTGAACAAACTGCTCGGCGGAGTGACCATCGCTCAGGGTGGTGTGCTGCCCAACATCCAGGCTGTGCTGTTGCCCAAGAAGACCGAGAAATCTAAGTAA
- the LOC105910560 gene encoding histone H3 produces MARTKQTARKSTGGKAPRKQLATKAARKSAPATGGVKKPHRYRPGTVALREIRRYQKSTELLIRKLPFQRLVREIAQDFKTDLRFQSSAVMALQEASEAYLVGLFEDTNLCAIHAKRVTIMPKDIQLARRIRGERA; encoded by the coding sequence ATGGCAAGAACCAAGCAGACCGCTCGCAAGTCCACCGGAGGCAAAGCCCCGAGAAAGCAGCTCGCCACCAAGGCTGCCCGCAAAAGCGCCCCAGCCACCGGTGGCGTGAAGAAGCCCCATCGTTACAGGCCCGGTACGGTGGCTCTGAGAGAGATCCGTCGGTACCAGAAGTCCACTGAGCTGCTGATCCGCAAGCTGCCCTTCCAGCGTCTGGTCAGAGAAATCGCTCAGGACTTCAAGACCGACCTGCGCTTCCAGAGCTCTGCCGTCATGGCTCTTCAGGAGGCCAGCGAGGCTTACCTGGTCGGTCTGTTCGAGGACACCAACCTGTGCGCCATCCACGCCAAGAGGGTCACCATCATGCCCAAGGACATCCAGCTGGCTCGTCGCATCCGTGGGGAGCGTGCTTAA
- the LOC122128745 gene encoding zinc finger BED domain-containing protein 5-like, with product MSLPISAANAPCPMDLALESEEDNHSSDESSDDSVDIIRPDPVEDIPDDDEGQDDDYEAPGEANTPPVNSRKRKWGQKSVSEPALKASYQVALRVAQTKQPYTIAESLILPAVSLMCKAMLGKDEEYEEKLRSIPLSDATIARRIDEMAADVRTQLVEKLLKADYFALQLDESTDVSDEAQLLAFVRFVDQDEMQEEFLFCKQLPGRATSSEIFRAIDDFFHEHHIPWPKCVALCTDGARATCGLKSGLIALVKDAAPQLMWTHCMLHRENLVAKDMSGELSNVMDTVVKVVHFVEKRASQTHLFSSLCDATGEEHTALLRHSGVRWLSRGAVLSRVFELRASLRGFFACHDSAELAECFSDDAWLTKLAYLSDLYRELNRLNGSSMQGRRDAHVNQLYDRMEGFLKKIRRWRGRVREGILSMFPSVEELCESAALSPHLTHTIVSHLEALDDEFGKYFSEAELWRKDKTWIQFPFKDGAADGSNLTVTEEDQLIDLSTDSTCRNAYETRPLVQFWISCQKDFPQLTAKAMRSLLPFATTHLCESGFSSLVYLKSEYSSRLKPEADLALCLKTSICPRIDQLCASH from the exons ATGTCGCTCCCCATTTCTGCTGCTAATGCTCCATGCCCGATGGATCTTGCTCTGGAGAGCGAGGAGGACAACCATTCGTCCGATGAAAGTAGTGACGACAGCGTGGACATTATTCGTCCTGACCCCGTTGAGGATATCCCTGATGA TGATGAAGGACAAGACGATGATTATGAAGCACCAGGGGAGGCCAACACCCCTCCTGTGAATAGCCGTAAGCGGAAATGGGGGCAGAAGTCAGTCAGTGAGccagctttaaaagcctcttatcaggttgcattacgtgtcgctcagaccaaacagccatacacgATTGCGGAAAGCTTGATATTGCCTGCAGTAAGTCTTATGTGCAAAGCAATGTTGGGGAAGGATGAGGAGTACGAAGAAAAACTGAGAAGCATCCCGTTGTCCGACGCAACCATTGCCCGCCGTATTGATGAAATGGCGGCCGATGTGAGGACACAACTAGTAGAGAAACTCCTGAAGGCCGATTATTTTGCACTGCAATTAGACGAGTCCACTGACGTGTCAGACGAAGCTCAGCTTTTAGCGTTTGTGCGGTTTGTCGACCAagatgagatgcaggaggaattccTATTCTGcaagcagctgcctggacgtgcgacaagttcagagattttcagaGCGATCGACGATTTTTTCCACGAACATCACATACcttggccaaaatgtgtcgcactgtgcacagacggtgcaagagccacgTGTGGTTTAAAAAGTGGACTTATCGCGCTTGTCAAAGATGCAGCGCCCCAACTGATGTGGacacactgcatgcttcatCGGGAGAATCTTGtggccaaagacatgagtggtGAATTGTCCAACGTCATGGACACTGTCGTGAAAGTGGTCCATTTTGTCGAGAAGAGGGCTTCACAAACGCATCTATTCTCCTCGCTCTGTGATGCTACAGGAGAAGAACACACCGCGCTCCTCCGTCATTCTGGGGTCAGGTGGCTTTCGCGCGGAGCCGTGCTGTCACGCGTGTTCGAGTTGCGCGCGTCTCTCCGGGGTTTTTTTGCGTGCCACGACTCCGCCGAGCTGGCCGAATGTTTCAGCGACGACGCCTGGCTTACCAAGCTCGCGTATCTTTCAGACCTTTACCGTGAGCTGAACAGACTGAACGGCAGCTCTATGCAAGGACGACGCGACGCACACGTCAACCAGCTGTACGACAGGATGGAGGGCTTtctaaaaaaaatcagaagaTGGAGGGGTCGAGTCAGAGAGGGCATTCTTTCCATGTTTCCGAGCGTGGAAGAGTTATGTGAATCTGCGGCGCTGTCTCCTCACCTGACACACACGATCGTTTCACATTTGGAGGCACTCGATGATGAGTTTGGGAAATACTTCTCTGAAGCGGAGTTGTGGCGGAAAGACAAGACATGGATACAGTTCCCATTCAAAGATGGTGCAGCAGATGGCTCAAACTTAACAGTGACGGAGGAAGACCAGCTCATTGACCTATCCACCGACAGCACGTGCAGGAATGCGTACGAAACGAGACCGCTCGTCCAATTCTGGATTTCTTGCCAGAAAGACTTCCCTCAATTGACGGCAAAGGCGATGAGGAGTCTTTTACCGTTCGCTACTACGCATCTTTGTGAAAGTGGATTTTCCTCTCTTGTCTACCTGAAGAGCGAATACAGTTCAAGACTGAAGCCTGAGGCGGATTTGGCACTCTGCCTCAAAACCTCCATCTGCCCCAGAATAGACCAGCTCTGTGCCTCTCACTAG
- the LOC105910555 gene encoding histone H2B 1/2-like — MPEPAKPAPKKGSKKAVTKTAAKGGKKRRKTRKESYAIYVYKVLKQVHPDTGISSKAMGIMNSFVNDIFERIAGESSRLTHYNKRSTITSREIQTAVRLLLPGELAKHAVSEGTKAVTKYTSSK; from the coding sequence ATGCCTGAACCAGCGAAGCCAGCTCCCAAGAAGGGATCCAAGAAAGCCGTCACCAAGACGGCTGCAAAGGGAGGCAAGAAGCGCAGAAAGACCAGGAAGGAGAGTTATGCCATCTACGTGTACAAGGTGCTGAAGCAGGTCCACCCCGATACCGGTATCTCCTCTAAGGCGATGGGCATCATGAACTCTTTCGTGAACGACATCTTCGAGCGCATCGCTGGGGAATCTTCCCGCCTGACTCACTACAACAAGAGgtccaccatcacctccaggGAGATCCAGACCGCAGTGCGTCTGCTTCTGCCCGGTGAACTGGCCAAGCACGCCGTGTCCGAGGGAACAAAGGCTGTCACCAAGTACACCAGCTCCAAGTAA
- the LOC105891696 gene encoding histone H2A-like — protein MSGRGKTGGKARAKAKTRSSRAGLQFPVGRVHRLLRKGNYAHRVGAGAPVYMAAVLEYLTAEILELAGNAARDNKKSRIIPRHLQLAVRNDEELNKLLGGVTIAQGGVLPNIQAVLLPKKTEKSK, from the coding sequence ATGAGTGGAAGAGGTAAAACCGGAGGAAAGGCCAGGGCAAAGGCCAAGACACGTTCATCCAGGGCTGGACTCCAGTTCCCCGTGGGTCGAGTTCACAGGCTGCTCCGCAAGGGCAACTATGCCCATCGTGTTGGAGCTGGAGCTCCGGTCTACATGGCTGCCGTGCTCGAGTATCTGACCGCTGAAATCCTGGAGTTGGCCGGCAACGCTGCCCGTGACAACAAGAAGAGTCGTATCATTCCCCGCCATCTGCAGCTGGCTGTGCGCAACGACGAGGAGTTGAACAAACTGCTCGGCGGAGTGACCATCGCTCAGGGTGGTGTGCTGCCCAACATCCAGGCAGTGCTGTTGCCCAAGAAGACCGAGAAATCTAAGTAA
- the LOC122128801 gene encoding histone H2B 1/2-like: protein MPEPAKPAPKKGSKKAVTKTAAKGGKKRRKTRKESYAIYVYKVLKQVHPDTGISSKAMGIMNSFVNDIFERIAGESSRLAHYNKRSTITSREIQTAVRLLLPGELAKHAVSEGTKAVTKYTSSK from the coding sequence ATGCCTGAACCAGCGAAGCCAGCGCCTAAGAAGGGATCCAAGAAAGCCGTCACCAAGACGGCTGCAAAGGGAGGCAAGAAGCGCAGAAAGACAAGGAAGGAGAGCTATGCCATCTACGTGTACAAGGTGTTGAAGCAGGTCCACCCCGATACCGGTATCTCCTCTAAGGCGATGGGCATCATGAACTCTTTCGTGAACGACATCTTCGAGCGCATCGCCGGGGAGTCTTCCCGCCTGGCTCACTACAACAAGAGgtccaccatcacctccaggGAGATCCAGACCGCAGTGCGTCTGCTTCTGCCCGGTGAACTGGCCAAGCACGCCGTGTCCGAGGGAACCAAGGCCGTCACCAAGTACACCAGCTCGAAGTAA
- the LOC105910559 gene encoding histone H2B 1/2-like: protein MPEPAKPAPKKGSKKAVTKTAVKGGKKRRKTRKESYAIYVYKVLKQVHPDTGISSKAMGIMNSFVNDIFERIAGESSRLAHYNKRSTITSREIQTAVRLLLPGELAKHAVSEGTKAVTKYTSSK, encoded by the coding sequence ATGCCTGAACCTGCGAAGCCAGCGCCCAAGAAGGGATCCAAGAAAGCCGTGACCAAGACGGCTGTTAAAGGAGGCAAGAAGCGCAGAAAGACCAGGAAGGAGAGCTATGCCATCTACGTGTACAAGGTGCTGAAGCAGGTCCACCCCGATACCGGTATCTCCTCTAAGGCGATGGGCATCATGAACTCTTTCGTGAACGACATCTTCGAGCGCATTGCTGGGGAGTCTTCCCGCCTGGCTCACTACAACAAGAGgtccaccatcacctccaggGAGATCCAGACCGCAGTGCGTCTGCTTCTGCCCGGTGAACTGGCCAAGCACGCCGTGTCCGAGGGAACCAAGGCCGTCACCAAGTACACCAGCTCCAAGTAA
- the LOC105910552 gene encoding histone H1-like, with amino-acid sequence MAEVAPAAAPAPVKAPKKKAAPRPKKAGPSVGELVVKAVTASKEKKGVSLAALKKSLLAGGYDVEKNNTRVKLAIKSLVSKGTLLQTKGTGASGSFKLNKQAEVKKKPVKKAAPKAKKPAAKKPAAAKKATKSPKKAVAKKPAAAKKSPAKKAKKPAAPKKATKSPKKAKKPAAPKKAAKSPKKAKAAKPKAAAKPKAAKPKKAAPKKK; translated from the coding sequence ATGGCAGAAGTTGCTCCCGCGGCCGCACCAGCCCCCGTAAAGGCTCCAAAGAAGAAGGCGGCACCTCGTCCCAAGAAAGCTGGACCCAGCGTCGGTGAGTTGGTCGTGAAGGCTGTGACTGCATCgaaggagaaaaaaggagtTTCTCTGGCAGCTTTGAAGAAATCGCTTTTGGCTGGCGGATACGACGTAGAGAAGAATAATACTCGCGTGAAGTTGGCCATCAAGAGTCTCGTTTCCAAGGGAACTCTGCTCCAAACCAAGGGCACCGGGGCGTCCGGCTCCTTCAAGCTGAACAAGCAGGCAGAGGTCAAGAAGAAGCCCGTTAAGAAGGCTGCACCCAAGGCGAAGAAGCCGGCTGCTAAGAAACCCGCCGCAGCAAAGAAGGCCACCAAGAGCCCCAAGAAGGCAGTGGCTAAGAAGCCCGCTGCTGCTAAGAAGTCTCCGGCGAAGAAGGCGAAGAAACCCGCAGCCCCCAAGAAGGCCACCAAGAGCCCCAAAAAGGCTAAGAAGCCCGCTGCACCCAAGAAGGCAGCGAAGAGCCCTAAGAAGGCAAAGGCAGCAAAGCCCAAGGCGGCAGCTAAGCCTAAAGCCGCCAAACCCAAAAAGGCAGCTCCCAAGAAGAAGTAA
- the LOC122128746 gene encoding piggyBac transposable element-derived protein 4-like, producing the protein MASASKRPRSEQQRFSPQEVVVFIMNDESDEESSVDSEVGGISSGEEFELNQGLEGESAGENDSDSVSVISLGNGDISHEESSDEGAPEILAANPRPARGRGARGRQARRVGPVQNRHTGHGSYDDPDHPNQLPGFSPRRPAGIHLETPVLSGTMTRALDFFQLFFSAHILQDICTHTNAYARRVIEEKPSYADKSGTWTDTSPGEIKKMIALILYCGLVDVSSFHRYWSTKTLYHGLWARSIMSRERFKALMAMLHVVDPSAAEDGNDKLRKFRTFLDHFKERCQALYQPFQNVAVEERMVKSELRSGISQYIKNKPTKWGLKIWVLTDSSNGYTCDFDVYTGRDAGRQPSVHGLAYDVVMTLVQPLVNQGYHLYFDHFYTSVQLVKDLFRLDIPSTGTAAGNRRGFPDGMKDGKKWAKKTERGSMRWERDGECLALQWVDNRPVTFLSSIEAANNFVMVTRKQKVQDKWTNVEVKQPRAIQNYNHYVNGVDRSDRLMSRNNSLLKCRRWWKVLFSHVIDIAVVNSFILFQIHRAANPDNDDLKRPTKYSVAEYREELVRQLAEFEDYGTPPVYRPPAEQQQKGEYETEHIPKVSDLKRNCKVCYAATGVELKVRTYCGAPQCQVYLHLTNKLNCFQIWHSNKHKH; encoded by the exons atggcatcGGCGAGTAAACGACCACGCAGCGAGCAACAGCGATTTTCCCCACAAGAAGTAGTCGTTTTTATTATGAACgatgagagtgatgaagaaAGTAGTGTAGATTCAGAGGTTGGTGGGATTTCTAGTGGAGAAGAGTTCGAATTGAACCAAGGATTGGAAGGAGAAAGCGCTGGAGAAAATGACTCCGACTCTGTTTCTGTCATAAG CTTAGGTAATGGCGATATTAGCCACGAGGAGAGCAGCGATGAGGGTGCTCCTGAAATTCTGGCAGCCAACCCAAGaccagcgagagggagaggggcaagAGGCCGACAAGCCAGGAGAGTCGGACCAGTACAGAATCGGCACACAGGACACGGCAGCTATGATGACCCAGATCACCCAAATCAGCTTCCAGGTTTCTCACCAAGAAGACCTGCTGGCATTCATTTAGAGACACCTGTTCTTAGCGGGACTATGACACGGGCTCTCGATTTTTTCCAGTTATTTTTTTCTGCGCATATCCTTCAGGACATTTGTACTCACACTAACGCTTATGCGAGGCGTGTCATTGAGGAAAAGCCGTCTTATGCTGACAAGAGTGGGACGTGGACTGACACGAGCCCTGGAGAAATAAAGAAGATGATTGCCCTAATCCTCTACTGTGGTCTGGTGGATGTTAGCTCTTTCCATCGATACTGGAGCACGAAGACCCTGTACCACGGGCTTTGGGCCAGGTCTATTATGTCACGGGAGCGGTTCAAGGCCCTGATGGCCATGTTACATGTCGTGGACCCCAGTGCTGCTGAGGATGGAAATGATAAACTGAGAAAATTCAGAACTTTCCTCGACCATTTCAAGGAACGCTGCCAAGCTCTGTATCAGCCCTTTCAAAATGTGGCCGTGGAGGAGCGAATGGTGAAGAGTGAGCTCAGATCTGGAATTAgtcaatatataaaaaacaagCCAACAAAATGGGGGCTGAAGATATGGGTGCTAACCGATAGTAGCAACGGCTACACCTGTGATTTTGATGTGTACACCGGAAGAGATGCTGGACGACAACCCAGTGTTCATGGATTGGCATACGATGTTGTAATGACGTTGGTGCAGCCCCTGGTAAATCAAGGATACCACCTTTACTTTGATCATTTTTACACATCAGTTCAGCTGGTAAAGGACTTATTCCGACTCGACATCCCTTCAACCGGAACAGCGGCAGGGAACAGGAGAGGCTTTCCTGACGGAATGAAAGATGGAAAAAAGTGGGCAAAAAAGACGGAGCGAGGAAGCATGAGATGGGAAAGGGACGGAGAGTGTTTAGCGTTACAATGGGTGGATAATAGACCAGTCACCTTTTTATCCTCCATTGAAGCCGCTAATAACTTCGTCATGGTCACACGGAAACAAAAAGTTCAAGATAAGTGGACCAACGTTGAAGTGAAACAGCCGCGAGCCATACAAAATTACAATCACTACGTGAATGGAGTTGACAGATCTGACCGATTGATGTCAAGAAACAATTCTCTTCTGAAGTGTAGGAGGTGGTGGAAGGTGTTGTTTTCCCACGTGATTGACATTGCGGTTGTAAATAGTTTTATATTGTTTCAAATACACAGAGCTGCAAATCCAGACAACGATGACCTCAAGCGGCCTACAAAGTATTCGGTGGCGGAGTACAGAGAGGAGTTGGTCAGGCAGCTGGCAGAGTTCGAGGACTACGGAACACCCCCAGTCTACCGACCCCCCgctgaacaacaacaaaaaggggAATATGAAACGGAGCATATCCCAAAGGTGTCTGATTTGAAGCGCAACTGCAAGGTGTGTTATGCTGCTACGGGAGTTGAGCTGAAGGTCAGGACGTACTGTGGTGCTCCTCAGTGTCAGGTTTACCTTCACCTAACAAATAAGCTCAATTGCTTCCAGATATGGCACAGCAACAAGCACAAGCACTGA
- the LOC116219262 gene encoding histone H3, with translation MARTKQTARKSTGGKAPRKQLATKAARKSAPATGGVKKPHRYRPGTVALREIRRYQKSTELLIRKLPFQRLVREIAQDFKTDLRFQSSAVMALQEASEAYLVGLFEDTNLCAIHAKRVTIMPKDIQLARRIRGERA, from the coding sequence ATGGCAAGAACCAAGCAGACCGCTCGTAAATCCACCGGAGGCAAAGCCCCAAGGAAGCAGCTCGCTACCAAGGCTGCCCGCAAAAGCGCCCCAGCCACCGGTGGCGTGAAGAAGCCCCATCGTTACAGGCCCGGTACCGTGGCTCTGAGAGAGATCCGTCGGTACCAGAAGTCCACTGAGCTGCTGATCCGCAAGCTGCCCTTCCAGCGTCTGGTCAGAGAGATCGCTCAGGACTTCAAGACCGACCTGCGCTTCCAGAGCTCTGCCGTCATGGCTCTTCAGGAGGCCAGCGAGGCTTACCTGGTCGGTCTGTTCGAGGACACCAACCTGTGCGCCATCCACGCCAAGAGGGTCACCATCATGCCCAAGGACATCCAGCTGGCCCGTCGCATCCGTGGGGAACGTGCATAa
- the LOC122128802 gene encoding histone H4 — MSGRGKGGKGLGKGGAKRHRKVLRDNIQGITKPAIRRLARRGGVKRISGLIYEETRGVLKVFLENVIRDAVTYTEHAKRKTVTAMDVVYALKRQGRTLYGFGG, encoded by the coding sequence ATGTCTGGAAGAGGAAAAGGCGGGAAAGGTCTTGGAAAAGGAGGCGCCAAGCGTCATCGCAAGGTTCTCCGTGATAACATCCAGGGAATCACAAAGCCAGCTATCCGCCGCCTGGCTCGCCGTGGTGGTGTGAAGCGTATCTCCGGCCTCATCTACGAGGAGACTCGTGGTGTGTTGAAGGTTTTCCTGGAGAACGTGATCCGTGATGCCGTCACCTATACCGAGCACGCTAAGAGAAAGACCGTCACCGCCATGGATGTGGTCTATGCTCTGAAGCGTCAGGGCCGCACGTTGTACGGCTTCGGCGGTTAA